In Aminivibrio sp., the following proteins share a genomic window:
- a CDS encoding tripartite tricarboxylate transporter permease — protein sequence MEILHLLADEAAQVGTSLVGALNPTILGLIFGGSLLGLLVGSIPGLTATMALALLINFSYGMPLENAVAFLLAVYIGAVSGGLNAAIMVNIPGTPSAAATCLDGFPLAKRGKGGLAIGTGLIASFVGTIFSIMVMIFLSPLVYKIALKFGHWEMFLLALFGIMICGTLSAGKDPLKGWIVGFLGFAAAMVGMEQIFAYPRLTFDFLQLKGGIPLIPALIGVFGVSEFLAVLQEDVAYKIEGRVGKVIPPMREFVPLIPSAIRSGIIGVVIGAIPGAGEDIGSWLSYDVGKRRSKKGHLFGTGSYEGLVCSEVANNAVIGGAMIPLLTLAVPGSPPSAMFLAAVWLHGVRPGPMLNFENPGFLPLVAAMLILGSIAMLIWGLTLAKPMVAVLKIKREILLPIVIPLTVIGAYAGGVRIFDVYLMLAFGVLGYILRQMDYPLAPLVLGLILGPLADTSFRRALQQSRGAIMPLLERPIGLILLACVAWLIWTGIKRTKQYYAEKAITDAAEDAAAAAESE from the coding sequence ATGGAAATACTGCATCTTCTAGCGGATGAAGCAGCACAGGTGGGAACCTCCCTCGTGGGAGCCCTCAACCCTACCATTCTCGGACTGATCTTCGGAGGAAGCCTCCTCGGGCTTCTTGTCGGATCCATCCCAGGCCTCACGGCCACCATGGCCCTGGCGCTTCTCATCAACTTCTCCTACGGCATGCCACTGGAGAACGCCGTGGCCTTTCTTCTCGCCGTGTACATCGGGGCCGTCTCCGGAGGTCTCAACGCGGCCATCATGGTCAACATCCCCGGCACCCCCTCGGCGGCTGCCACCTGCCTCGACGGCTTCCCCCTGGCGAAGCGGGGCAAGGGCGGCCTCGCCATAGGCACGGGTCTCATAGCCTCCTTCGTGGGGACCATCTTCAGCATCATGGTCATGATCTTTCTCTCGCCCCTCGTCTACAAAATCGCTCTGAAGTTCGGCCACTGGGAGATGTTCCTGCTGGCCCTCTTCGGCATCATGATCTGCGGCACCCTCTCTGCCGGAAAAGACCCCCTCAAGGGATGGATCGTGGGCTTCCTCGGCTTCGCCGCCGCCATGGTGGGCATGGAACAGATCTTCGCCTATCCCAGGCTCACCTTCGACTTTCTCCAGCTCAAGGGAGGCATTCCCCTCATTCCCGCGCTCATCGGCGTCTTCGGCGTCTCGGAGTTCCTGGCGGTCCTCCAGGAGGACGTGGCCTACAAGATCGAGGGCCGGGTCGGGAAGGTTATCCCGCCCATGAGGGAATTCGTCCCCCTCATCCCTTCGGCCATCCGTTCGGGAATCATCGGCGTAGTCATCGGGGCTATCCCCGGAGCCGGTGAGGACATCGGAAGCTGGCTTTCCTATGATGTGGGCAAGAGGCGCTCAAAAAAGGGGCATCTCTTCGGCACCGGCAGCTATGAAGGCCTCGTCTGCTCAGAGGTGGCCAACAACGCCGTCATCGGCGGCGCCATGATCCCCCTGCTCACCCTCGCCGTCCCCGGAAGCCCTCCCTCGGCCATGTTCCTTGCCGCCGTCTGGCTTCACGGCGTCCGACCCGGCCCCATGCTCAACTTCGAAAACCCCGGCTTCCTTCCCCTCGTGGCCGCCATGCTCATCCTCGGGTCCATCGCCATGCTCATCTGGGGACTTACTCTCGCCAAGCCCATGGTGGCAGTGCTGAAGATCAAGCGGGAAATCCTTCTTCCCATCGTCATTCCCCTGACGGTGATCGGCGCCTATGCCGGCGGAGTCCGCATCTTCGACGTCTACCTGATGCTCGCCTTCGGCGTGCTCGGCTACATCCTTCGCCAGATGGACTACCCTCTCGCGCCCCTGGTCCTCGGCCTCATCCTCGGCCCCCTGGCCGACACCAGCTTCAGAAGAGCCCTGCAGCAGAGCCGCGGCGCCATAATGCCCCTGCTCGAACGGCCCATCGGACTCATCCTGCTGGCCTGCGTCGCATGGCTTATCTGGACCGGCATCAAGCGAACGAAACAGTACTACGCCGAAAAGGCGATAACGGACGCGGCGGAAGACGCCGCTGCGGCCGCCGAGTCGGAATGA
- the garR gene encoding 2-hydroxy-3-oxopropionate reductase, giving the protein MQKIGFVGLGIMGKPMAKNLLAAGKSLVVYDIVPAAVEELVSAGAEKGTSPRDVAERSEMVITMLPNSPHVKEAVCGKDGILEGVKKGQIVVDMSSIAPLVSREIGALLAEKGAEMLDAPVSGGQEKAEKGTLAIMVGGSQVSYEKVKDILAFMGKSTLVGDLGAGQTTKLVNQSIVAVNIAAVAEGMAFAKKAGVDPEKVFNAIRGGLAGSQCMEDKAPRMFEGRYNPGFRINLHIKDLTNVLETSRSLHVSMPLTAQLMEMFQNLAADGHETLDHGALGLFYEKLNNLSLKK; this is encoded by the coding sequence ATGCAGAAAATAGGATTCGTCGGTCTCGGGATAATGGGAAAACCCATGGCGAAGAACCTTCTGGCAGCCGGAAAATCGCTGGTCGTCTATGACATCGTTCCGGCAGCCGTGGAAGAACTCGTCTCCGCGGGCGCGGAGAAAGGAACAAGCCCCAGGGACGTGGCGGAGCGGAGCGAAATGGTTATCACCATGCTGCCCAACTCCCCCCACGTGAAGGAAGCCGTCTGCGGCAAGGACGGAATCCTCGAAGGGGTCAAGAAGGGGCAAATCGTTGTTGACATGAGCTCCATCGCCCCCCTGGTGAGCCGTGAGATCGGCGCTCTGCTCGCCGAAAAGGGTGCGGAGATGCTCGACGCCCCGGTCAGCGGCGGGCAGGAAAAGGCCGAAAAGGGAACCCTCGCCATCATGGTGGGAGGAAGTCAAGTATCCTACGAAAAAGTGAAGGACATCCTCGCCTTCATGGGAAAAAGCACCCTCGTGGGTGACCTCGGCGCCGGGCAGACCACCAAGCTGGTCAACCAGAGCATCGTGGCCGTGAACATAGCCGCCGTCGCCGAGGGAATGGCCTTCGCGAAGAAGGCCGGAGTGGACCCGGAGAAGGTCTTCAACGCCATCCGGGGCGGCCTCGCCGGCAGCCAATGCATGGAGGACAAAGCCCCCCGCATGTTCGAGGGCAGGTACAACCCGGGCTTCCGCATCAACCTCCACATCAAGGACCTTACCAACGTCCTCGAGACAAGCCGTTCGCTCCACGTGTCCATGCCCCTGACGGCCCAGCTCATGGAAATGTTCCAGAACCTGGCCGCCGACGGCCACGAAACCCTCGACCACGGCGCCTTGGGCCTGTTTTACGAAAAGCTCAACAACCTTTCGCTGAAGAAATAA
- a CDS encoding tripartite tricarboxylate transporter TctB family protein, which yields MKGRVHKGSGADYISAVCLIIFGAAFSIAALRMRVFNNSLLVSPGLFPLILGGVFILLGFLLFRSAAKRGGREQASHVLGKENLCAFFASPRVRKGTILLLLIVAYVLAVGHIPFLWATAAYLIVTFFYLKAMKLHWSILLAFAAAWVITFAFRDLFRIPMP from the coding sequence ATGAAAGGAAGAGTGCACAAGGGTTCAGGGGCGGACTATATCTCCGCCGTATGCCTGATCATCTTCGGGGCGGCGTTTTCGATAGCCGCCCTGAGGATGCGGGTATTCAACAACTCCCTTCTCGTCTCCCCGGGACTTTTCCCTCTCATACTGGGAGGTGTGTTCATCCTTCTCGGCTTTCTCCTCTTCCGCTCCGCCGCAAAGCGGGGCGGAAGGGAGCAGGCCTCCCACGTCCTCGGGAAGGAAAACCTCTGCGCCTTTTTCGCTTCACCCAGGGTCAGGAAAGGGACGATCCTCCTTCTGCTCATCGTGGCCTATGTCCTCGCGGTGGGTCATATTCCCTTTCTCTGGGCCACTGCGGCGTACCTGATCGTCACGTTCTTCTATCTCAAGGCCATGAAGCTGCACTGGAGCATCCTCCTGGCCTTCGCAGCGGCCTGGGTGATCACATTCGCCTTCCGTGACCTCTTCCGGATCCCCATGCCGTAA
- a CDS encoding tripartite tricarboxylate transporter substrate binding protein: MKKFASIIAIVLIAALALYGTAFAADKIWPKGTPTVIVGFGAGGGTDTSVRPMVALMSKYLNETINVANMPGAASAVAAEHVLGLPADGYTMFATGSGCFGGFKIKGTSNSGWEEWTSWHPFQGPAAILVGANSNMKTFDDVAKALKDGSINMGISGFGNGPHVIMQAIADVAGIGEINYVTFDGDRNVAIAVMAGEVEAGIVTFSSAIDMAQAGSIRAVTVMMKEPMKITDTITIDPIVKVLPGSDKIPDLSETWPICIRRDAPQEIKDKITEAFLWALKQPEILEYTKQKGLNIVGLTGEDADRFLSLQISGYSWVLYNAKMAEKSPADFNIPKLADWNWETEKKKLNK; the protein is encoded by the coding sequence GTGAAGAAGTTCGCTTCCATTATCGCCATTGTCCTGATCGCTGCCCTCGCTCTCTACGGCACAGCCTTTGCGGCTGACAAGATCTGGCCCAAGGGAACCCCGACGGTCATCGTGGGCTTCGGGGCCGGCGGCGGCACCGACACGTCCGTCCGTCCCATGGTCGCGCTCATGTCCAAGTACCTGAACGAGACCATCAACGTGGCCAACATGCCCGGCGCAGCCAGCGCGGTCGCCGCGGAGCACGTCCTCGGCCTTCCCGCCGACGGCTACACCATGTTCGCCACCGGATCAGGATGCTTCGGCGGCTTCAAGATCAAGGGAACCTCCAACTCCGGCTGGGAAGAGTGGACATCGTGGCATCCCTTCCAGGGTCCCGCAGCCATTCTCGTGGGTGCCAACAGCAACATGAAGACCTTCGACGACGTGGCAAAGGCCCTGAAGGACGGATCCATCAACATGGGCATTTCCGGCTTCGGCAACGGCCCTCACGTCATCATGCAGGCAATCGCTGACGTCGCCGGTATCGGCGAGATCAATTACGTCACCTTCGACGGCGACCGGAACGTGGCCATCGCCGTCATGGCCGGCGAAGTCGAAGCGGGCATCGTGACCTTCTCCTCCGCCATCGACATGGCCCAGGCCGGATCCATCCGCGCCGTCACGGTCATGATGAAGGAACCCATGAAGATCACCGACACCATCACCATCGACCCCATCGTGAAGGTCCTTCCCGGCAGCGACAAGATCCCCGACCTGAGCGAAACCTGGCCGATCTGCATCCGTCGCGACGCTCCCCAGGAGATCAAGGACAAGATCACCGAAGCCTTCCTCTGGGCCCTCAAGCAGCCTGAAATCCTTGAATACACGAAGCAGAAGGGCCTGAACATCGTCGGGCTCACCGGTGAGGACGCCGACCGCTTCCTTTCTCTCCAGATCTCCGGTTACTCCTGGGTGCTCTACAACGCCAAAATGGCGGAGAAATCCCCCGCCGACTTCAACATTCCCAAGCTAGCCGACTGGAACTGGGAGACCGAAAAGAAGAAGCTGAACAAATAA